Proteins encoded within one genomic window of Canis lupus familiaris isolate Mischka breed German Shepherd chromosome 12, alternate assembly UU_Cfam_GSD_1.0, whole genome shotgun sequence:
- the RAB44 gene encoding ras-related protein Rab-44 isoform X4: MTSRLQEARADKEVLELTLRKRHSDHHREVQQLYEEMEQQIRREQRQLQAESDSRGLAFSSQMQEALEAKERECQRLTDGQRELEAQLHRLSSTHQEACSENQQLRETEHDLAGRLEEVQGQLQVTRGHLNAARGRVSWQMEEEPRQVAAIRGLSVPRAGEEKASDAQAVPSEEAPLPGLFGEEDDWDQLLSSFNTSSRRALQLSWSPPPTPRTPVGPQTPRVVRQISISEPRALPFGQEPPSDLEGAPRGPAGAPSGAKEVKGVGADGQDDSPEQPIQSRSPEPQEESGSGPEALSLRSFQGTTTGESGSLVAAALKVLIPLEDAPPPLVTCPPPQAPAGPSEQLQASYPGDKSPGPGPIPDKPPRQTEALHWDRQDPGSEPGLGSPGAEVLIPGLAGPSQDPGPVGQAPSEGLERAWCSPGVQGSQPGGPTEAQGQVFGPDGLSGLSLERLEEPRVEGRNQVGRGGQDLSSEQSAGAHSLKTGHSEAPPPRTGSPPLESPLEGAQPGDRAEPQEHRCSSPTTVELEAQPMPSPPTAHTEEQGSLRSREPMAENRLEEDPGSEPGEAALNRSPESPAASEPLADPDYLFHVIFLGDSNVGKTSFLHLLHQNSFATGLTATVGVDFRVKTLLVDNKCFVLQLWDTAGQERYHSMTRQLLRKADGVVLMYDITSQESFAHVRYWLNCLQESGPNGVAILLLGNKTDREEERQVPIEAGQQLAQELGVSFGECSAALGHNILEPVVNLARSLKMQEDRLKDSLVEVAPKRSQKRAGCCF; the protein is encoded by the exons GGAGCTGACGCTGAGGAA GCGGCACTCCGACCACCATCGGGAGGTCCAGCAGCTCTATGAGGAGATGGAGCAGCAGATCCGCCGGGAGCAGCGGCAGCTGCAGGCTGAG AGCGACTCCCGCGGCCTGGCCTTCAGCTCCCAGATGCAGGAGGCCCTGGAGGCCAAGGAGCGTGAATGTCAACGGCTCACGGACGGCCAGAGGGAG CTGGAGGCCCAGCTCCACCGCCTCAGCAGCACACACCAGGAGGCCTGCTCTGAGAACCAGCAGCTGCGGGAGACCGAGCATGACCTGGCTGGGCGGCTGGAGGAGGTGCAGGGGCAGCTGCAGGTGACCAGGGGGCATCTGAACGCCGCCAGGGGCCGCGTGTCCTGGCAGATGGAGGAGGAACCAAGGCAAGTAGCTGCCATCCGTGGGCTAAG TGTCCCCCGAGCAGGTGAGGAGAAGGCTTCAGATGCCCAGGCAGTCCCCTCTGAGGAGGCTCCCCTGCCCGGACTGTTTGGGGAGGAGGATGACTGGGACCAGCTCCTGAGCAGCTTCAACACCTCCTCGCGCAGAGCTCTGCAGCTCTCCTGgagcccacctcccaccccaaggACCCCCGTGGGCCCCCAGACACCCCGAGTTGTCAGGCAGATCTCCATCTCAGAGCCACGTGCTTTGCCGTTTGGTCAGGAGCCACCTTCAGATCTGGAAGGGGCTCCAAGGGGCCCTGCTGGGGCGCCCTCTGGAGCCAAGGAAGTGAAAGGAGTGGGCGCAGATGGGCAGGATGACAGTCCAGAGCAGCCCATCCAGTCTCGCAGCCCGGAACCTCAGGAGGAGTCAGGGTCTGGCCCTGAGGCCCTCTCCCTCCGGAGTTTCCAAGGGACCACCACTGGGGAGTCAGGGAGCCTGGTGGCAGCTGCACTCAAAGTGCTCATTCCTTTGGAGGATGCACCTCCTCCTCTGGTGAcctgtcctcctccccaggccccagctgggCCCAGTGAACAGCTGCAGGCCTCATACCCAGGTGACAAGAGCCCGGGGCCCGGGCCTATCCCAGACAAGCCGCCTAGGCAGACAGAGGCCCTCCATTGGGACCGGCAGGATCCTGGCTCTGAGCCAGGACTGGGGTCCCCAGGAGCTGAAGTCCTTATACCAGGGCTGGCTGGGCCCTCCCAGGATCCGGGACCTGTGGGTCAGGCTCCCTCAGAGGGGCTGGAGCGGGCCTGGTGCAGCCCTGGTGTGCAGGGAAGCCAGCCCGGGGGGCCAACAGAAGCTCAGGGCCAGGTCTTTGGGCCAGATGGGCTGTCTGGCCTCTCCCTTGAGCGTCTGGAAGAGCccagggtggagggaaggaaCCAGGTAGGCCGAGGAGGACAAGACCTCAGTTCAGAGCAGTCAGCTGGGGCTCACAGCCTGAAAACTGGGCATTCAGAAGCCCCCCCTCCTAGAACGGGGTCACCTCCCCTGGAGTCTCCCCTGGAGGGGGCTCAGCCTGGGGATAGAGCAGAGCCTCAGGAGCACCGGTGCAGCTCCCCCACCACAGTGGAGCTAGAAGCTCAGCCCATGCCCTCACCTCCAACTGCTCATACAGAAGAACAAGGCTCCCTTCGATCCAGGGAGCCAATGGCAGAGAACAGACTCGAAGAAGACCCAGGAAGTGAGCCCGGGGAGGCTGCGCTGAACCGGTCCCCGGAGTCCCCCGCGGCCAGCGAGCCTCTAGCCGACCCCGATTACCTCTTCCATGTCATCTTCCTGGGAGACTCCAACGTGGGCAAAACATCCTTCCTACACCTGCTGCACCAGAATTCCTTTGCCACCGGGCTGACAGCTACTGTGG GAGTGGATTTTCGGGTCAAAACTCTGCTGGTGGACAACAAGTGCTTCGTGCTGCAGCTTTGGGACACAGCTGGTCAGGAGAG GTATCACAGCATGACTCGGCAGCTGCTCCGCAAAGCCGACGGCGTGGTCCTCATGTACGACATCACCTCCCAGGAGAGCTTCGCCCACGTGCGCTACTGGCTGAACTGTCTCCAG GAATCAGGGCCCAACGGGGTGGCCATCCTTCTTCTGGGAAACAAGACGGACCGTGAGGAGGAGCGGCAGGTGCCCATAGAGGCCGGCCAGCAACTGGCCCAG GAGCTGGGGGTCTCCTTTGGAGAGTGCAGTGCTGCCCTAGGTCACAACATCCTGGAGCCCGTGGTGAATCTGGCTCG GTCACTCAAGATGCAGGAGGACCGCCTGAAGGACTCGCTGGTGGAGGTGGCCCCTAAGAGGTCACAGAAGAGAGCTGGCTGTTGCTTCTGA